The Thermoproteales archaeon DNA segment GCATGATTGCGAAGATTGGAAAAAGCGCTGCATATCGATGCAATTCTGTAAGCATATGGGGAAGCTCTTCCTCGTTTTACCTAAAAAACTAGGAAAATCTTTACTTTTAAAAATTATTGACGAAATAGACGAGTGGGAATTCAAAGAATTTTAAAGAATCTAGCAGTTTTATAATAGATTAACAATTAACCGCACCGTGATCTGTAAGCAACGTGTCAGCTATAGAATCCTGGAAGAACGTTCTTGGAGACCGATACTATGCATCATTTTATAGAATATTTGCACAAGCTTGTAGTGGACATAGTCTTTGCTCGAGTTTTCATCGATACTAGATATCGTAAACGGAGCGCCAAAGGTAGGAAGCAAAAGTTGTGAAATATAGCCTTTTTCACCCTTCGCCACGATTATCAGTCGTTGTTTATCATCGTGGAGAGCGCCGTAGACTTCGAAAACCTTTAGGTTATCCTCATAACTTTCAGCTGGAAAAGATACCTTAACTACATCGCTTTGATTTAAAGCTTGCATAACATCGTGTATGATCTTGTTGCTAGTTGGAGAATCATTGTAATCTATCGACGCCAAAAGGAAAACGTTATTCGTTAATATCTGGTCGACTATTTCAGGATATTTAGCTATATTTTTATACTCCATTTCCACATAAAAAGGTCTAAACTCTATAATCTTTTTTAACGTTGAAAAGCCCTGTCTTTCGTTTAGCAAAGGTTTAACGATAACCTTAGGAGCATATTTTCTAACTAATCTCTCGAAATCTTCAACGTTCTTACCCGTTATCGGCACTTTTATCTCTGCCAAATCAACCTCTCTAGCAATCAGTCTCTGCAATATTTTATCTAGCAGCCAGGGACTTATGGTTTCGACGCTGGCGCATATTCTAACTCTTTCAACGGAAGACATAGCTACCAGCCTCATCTCCCAAATAGAAGGTCAAATATAAGCCTTTCTAAAAATATTATAAACAACGATAAAAAAAGATTTATTGTAAATATTTTTTAACAATCAAGGTGCATCCTAACATGCCAAGAGTTTCTCGAGAAAGAATAGGTTTAATTCTCGGTCCATTAACCTTCCTATTTTTAGCTCTCGCACCGCCGCTACCAGGCGTTGAAAAAGCAGCGCTAGAAGCTGGAGTAGCATCTCCTATTTATCCACAGCTGGCTCTAGGCGTTATGTTATGGACTGCAATATGGTGGATCACAGAGTGCGTTCCATTAGGCTTAGCATCCCTAATTCCGCCTATAATATTTTCTTTCAGCGGCATCTTAGCCTGGAAACAGGCGCTTATGATGTTTACTCATCCACTGATATGGATTTTTATGGGAGGATTTGTGATAGCGAAGGCTTTCCAGGTATGGGGGTTAGATAAGAGGATAGCTTTAACCTTGTCTAGCCTTTACAAAGGTAATAATCCAATGCTAGCAACCTTTTTCATAGCCTGCCTACCAGCATTCCTTTTAACCATAACAGGATCTATCACAGCTTCAACGTCAATAGTTTACCCGATAGTTCTCGCCTATTTAACCTCGATGGGATTTGGGAAGGGTAGTAGGTATGCTGAAGCCACTATGCTAGCTCTAGGCCAAGCCGCTACGGCTGGCGCTATGCTATTATTGATAAGCACACCTCCAAATTTAATCGCTAAAGGAGTTATCGAAGAAACCGTAAAAGGAGTAACAATAACCTTTTTTGACTGGTTTATCGTAGGAACGCCTCACGCTATTATAGGATTACTGATAACTTGGGTGATCGTATTCGTATTGCTGAAGCCTGAAATCAAAGAGCTTAAAATATCCAGGGAAATGATTTTAGAAGAAAAGAAAAAACTGGGACCTATTAAGAAACAAGAAAAAATAATATTGACTATATTTATTTTAACACTTCTTCTCTGGATGACGCCTGGAATAGTAATGATACTAGCGTCAATAAATCCTCAATACGTCCAATTAAGCGAGAGCATAGCCAATATACTCCCTGAAGCCGCACCAGCCGCCTTAGCTATATTGTTACTAGGCTTAATAAGCGTAGAAGGAAAGTCAATCTTAACGTGGAAAGAAATAGAGACTGGTATTGACTGGAACGTTGTTTTTCTATTCGGAGGAGGATTAGCTATGGGAAGCGGATTATATAAAAGCGGTTTCTCGGAGTGG contains these protein-coding regions:
- a CDS encoding type I 3-dehydroquinate dehydratase; the encoded protein is MRLVAMSSVERVRICASVETISPWLLDKILQRLIAREVDLAEIKVPITGKNVEDFERLVRKYAPKVIVKPLLNERQGFSTLKKIIEFRPFYVEMEYKNIAKYPEIVDQILTNNVFLLASIDYNDSPTSNKIIHDVMQALNQSDVVKVSFPAESYEDNLKVFEVYGALHDDKQRLIIVAKGEKGYISQLLLPTFGAPFTISSIDENSSKDYVHYKLVQIFYKMMHSIGLQERSSRIL
- a CDS encoding DASS family sodium-coupled anion symporter yields the protein MPRVSRERIGLILGPLTFLFLALAPPLPGVEKAALEAGVASPIYPQLALGVMLWTAIWWITECVPLGLASLIPPIIFSFSGILAWKQALMMFTHPLIWIFMGGFVIAKAFQVWGLDKRIALTLSSLYKGNNPMLATFFIACLPAFLLTITGSITASTSIVYPIVLAYLTSMGFGKGSRYAEATMLALGQAATAGAMLLLISTPPNLIAKGVIEETVKGVTITFFDWFIVGTPHAIIGLLITWVIVFVLLKPEIKELKISREMILEEKKKLGPIKKQEKIILTIFILTLLLWMTPGIVMILASINPQYVQLSESIANILPEAAPAALAILLLGLISVEGKSILTWKEIETGIDWNVVFLFGGGLAMGSGLYKSGFSEWLVLLLTEGFALKMDLWTVTAFGAVLGFAITYPASNTASTIISAPIAATMSIAAGINPVPAVIATGLACSISSALPSTTPPMAIVYGSKYIKLWNMFKVGMVADFLRLVILLLLTPYLTMLLMQVKSIPLYLP